GCATCAAGCGCGGCGTCGTCGAGATGGCTGACATCATCGCGATCAACAAGGCGGATGGCGACAACGTCCGCCGCGCAGAACGGGCACAACGACAGTACGAGAACGCGCTCCAGCTCTTCCCTCCCACCGATTCCGGATGGGAACCCGCCGTGCTTACGTGTTCGGCAGAAACGGGCGATGGTATTGAGGATGTCTGGACAGCAGTGACTGAGTACGTCGACCACACGCAATCGACCGGCTTTTTTGGTGAACAACGTCGTCGGCAGGCACGCTACTGGATGCGCCAAACGATCGAACAGCGCCTCATGGACGACTTTTTCTCCAGCTCGGATGTGCAGTCGAAGCTCCGCGAAATCGAAGACAGCGTGCTTGATGGTACGATGAGTTCGTTTGCTGCTGCGGACGAACTGCTGGACGCCTATCGCGAGGGCCGATAACGAGCGACCGGTAGCACATGCCGAACTCTATCTGCATCGTCGCCACCCGCGTTTCTCAGTACCGGATGTGCTTCTCCATCGTCACCCACGAGAGGAATTCAGCGGCTGCGGAACGAGTCGTTAATATTAGCATAATATAAAGAAAATGAGGAGGCGGCCCTATGTGCACCTCCGTATCTGAAGTATGACGATCGTCAGGTGACGTCTATGTACCGATATTTTACGCCCTTCATCGCGCTCCTTGCTGCATTCGTTGTCTTCTCTGGCTGCGCGTCGACTCAATCCGCATCCGATCGGGGAAACACGAACGACGTATTGGGGACGTGGAAGTACCGCACCATGGCGGGATCTGATGTTCTTGACGAGGGCGTGATTCAGATTACGATGGTGCAGGGCCGTTTGGAAGGGACGCTACGGGATGCACGGGTCGGGACAATCCCGGTGGATGTGAGCTATCGTGGTGAGCGCCTGGAGCTCGATCTCGATGAGATCCGAATCTACGGTCGCGTGCAGAACGACGAGTTTACGGCATATTACGAACGTCCGATGTGGGACGTGTCGACATCGCAAGACGTCCGCCACCAGACCAACAATCGTTTGAGCGGATCGCTCTCTGCGCGACGCGTTCACAGCACAGGATACGAAGAGCCCGACATCGACCTTGGCTGTGACGCGTTGACCGTCGAGTCCAAGAGCGCGTGTTCGTAACACGCTGCAGTTTTCAAGACGGTCCAGCTTCCTCATTCACGCTTCGATCCGCCAGCCCTGCGCCGGCGGATCATTTTTTTGTGCACTCGTAGAACACGCTCACGACCGGTGGAGTACCTGCCCCACCGCACGATCTGACGATGTTCTCACACCCTTTCCCACCGACGGTGCCGCCCGCAGTGACCGACTCGAACGCTCCCTCTTCGGAGCACAGCAACTTCATTCGCGACATCATCGACGAAGACCTCAAAACCGGGCGCCATGGCGATCGCGTCGCTACGCGCTTCCCCCCGGAGCCGAATGGATATCTCCACATCGGCCACGCAAAGTCAATTGTCCTGAACTTCGGCATCAAGCAAGACTACGCCGACCGGGCGGACACCCAGTGCCATCTCCGCTTCGACGACACCAATCCGGAGACGGAGTCGATGGAGTACGTCGAGTCGATTAAGGATGCTGTTCGCTGGCTCGGGTACGACTGGGACGACCATCTCTATCACGCGTCCGACTACTTCGAACAGTTCTACGACTTCGCTGTCGTCCTTATCGAGAAAGGACTGGCATACGTCGATAGCCTCGATGAAACCGAGATTCGCAAGTACCGCGGGACGGTAAATAAACCGGGCAGACCCTCGCCGTATCGCGATCGCTCGGTTGAGGAAAACCTGGACCTCTTCCGTCGCATGCGAGACGGAGAGTTCGAGAACGGTGAGCACGTCCTGCGTGCGAAGATCGACATGGCATCGCCGCACATGATCATGCGGGATCCTCTTCTCTTCCGCATCAAGCATGCGCACCATTATCGGCGTGGCGACGAATGGTGCATCTACCCGATGTACGACTTCGCCCATCCGCTTGAGGACGCAATCGAGAACATCACGCATTCCCTCTGCACGCTGGAGTTCGACAACAACCGCCGCGTCTACGACTGGGTGCTCGAAAATTGCCTGGAGCCGGACAAGGTCGATGACCGGCCGCACCAGCACGAGTTTGCCCGGCTGAACATCACCTACACGGTGATGAGCAAGCGGAAGCTGCTCCAGCTCGTGGAAGAAGGTCGCGTCAATGGCTGGGATGATCCCCGCCTGCCGACCATCTTCGGCATGCGCCGGCGGGGAATCACGCCGGATGCCATCGTGTCGTTCTGCGAAGACGTCGGTGTGACGCGATCGGAGAGCCGGGTGGAAATCGCGCAGTTCGAGCACGCTATCCGCGATGACCTGAACGAGAAGGCCCCCCGCGTGATGGCCGTTCTTGACCCGCTCAAGGTCGTCATCACGAATGTGGACGACACCCTCGAGCCCCTGGAAGCGAATCATTGGCCCCGGGACATCGATCGAGATGAGATGCGCTCCGTCCCCTTCTCGAACGAGATATACATTGAGCGAGACGATTTCCGTGAAGACCCGCCGTCGGACTTCATCCGTCTGGCACCGGGCCGCGAAGTGCGCCTGCGCTCCGGCTACTTCTTCACCTGTGAAGACGTCATCCACAACGAAAACGGGGACATCACCGAAATCCGAGGGACGATCGATCCGGAAACCCGCGATGGGACAGCCCCCGACGGACGGTCGCCGCGCGGTACCATCCACTGGGTGTCGGCACGACACGCGGTTCCGTTCGAAGCGCGGTTGTACGACCGGCTCTTCGACGTTCCAGCGCCAGACGACGGGGAAGAAGACTTCCACGCCCATCTGAACGACGATTCGCTCATCGTTAAAAAAGGCTTCGTCGAACCGAGCGTTCGCGACTTTGATGCCGACCAGCGGTTCCAGTTCGAGCGAAACGGCTACTTCTGGCAGGATCCCGAAGATTCATCTGACGAGGCATTGGTCTTCAACCAGATCGTCCCGCTGCGCGACACGTGGACGGAGGATGAGGACACCGTGGACCTGGAGAAGAAGCGGCGCGAGAAGGAGGAACAGAAGCGGCGCAACCGCGAGCGCTCGATCGCCAACAAAAAGGATCCCGCTGAGACGCTGGACGACGACGCGCGCGCCCTCTTCCTCACGTACCGCGATGAGTACGGCGTGAGCCCGGAAGATGCCGCCATCATAGCGGGTCGAGACGATCTCGCCGCCCTCTTCACGGACGTCGTCAATCGTGGCTCGAAGCCTCAACTGGCGGCAAATTGGATCGTCAATGAGCTCCTGGGGTTGACGAAAGGTGCTGTCGTCACAGACCTTCCGTTTGATGCGTCCGACTTCGCCTCCCTCCTCGACCTGATCGCAAACGATCAGGTGTCGAGCTCCGGAGGACGCACAGTACTCGAAATTCTGGTCGACCGGGGCGGCGCTCCGGAAGCCATCGTCGATCGTGAGGGTCTCCGACAGATCGATGACACCGAAAAGCTCCGCTTGGTCGTGCAGTCGGTCGTTGATGATCACCCCGACGAAGCCGATCGGTATCGGAACGGCAAGAAGGGCCTCGTGGGCTTCTTCATGGGTCAGGTGATGCAGCGCACGAAGGGCAGTGCCAACCCGGAGAAGGCCCGTGAGCTCGTTCAGGAGGAGCTTGGAGATTAAACGGCCGAGGCCGTTTAGTTAGATTCAACTAGAAAAGGGATGCGTCGCCTCCGAGAGGCAGCGCATCCCTTTTTTATGCCGAAGCACAATCCAGCGCTATCCGAGCGTCTCGATCGCTTTCCGCATGCGACGGACGCAGGCGTCCTGCCCCACGGCGTGGAGTAGGGAGAACACCCCTGGACCGTACGTGCGCCCACTCACGGCGAGGCGAGACGGGTGGATGATGCGGCCGGCACCGGCATCATTTTCGTCGGCGATGGACCGGAGCGTGGAATTGAGATTGTCCGTCGTAAACTCGTCCATCTCCTCGATCGCATCCGCGTACTGCTCAAGCAAATCGGCGGAATCCTCCTTCCAGCGCTTCTCGACGCCTTTCTCGTCGTACGAGGTTGGATCCTCGAAGAAGTAGCGCGCTTCGGTCGCGAGATCGCGGACCTTTGTAATGCGGTCCTGCATCAGTTCGACGACTTCCTTGATCCGCTCGTCGGAAGCTTCGATGCCAGCTGCGTTGAGAAGCGGCTTCGCCTCGACGGCGAGTTCGTCGATACTCCGCTGGCGAATGTACTGCTCGTTGTACCAGTTTAGCTTGTCAAGATCGAACTGCGTGCCGCTAGAACCAACGCGTTTCAGAGAGAAGGCCTCGCAGAGCTCCTCAAGCGAAAAGACCTCTTGCTCCGTACCGGGATTCCATCCCAGGAACGCAAGGAAGTTGACCAGGGCGTCTGGCTCATATCCTTCCTCTTCGTACTGATTCACGAAGACCGGAATCCCGAGGTCGTCGGCGTCCCGTTTCGAGAGCTTGCCTCCTTCCGGACTCATGATTAGCGGCAGGTGCGCCATCTTGGGCGGCTCCCAGCCGAACATCTCGTACATGAGAATGTGCTTCGGCGTTGATGACAGCCACTCTTCGCCCCGGATTACGTGGCTGATCTCCATGAGATGGTCGTCAACCACGTTGGCGAGATGGTACGTCGGCAGCCCATCGGACTTGATGAGAACCTGGTCGTCCAGGCCCGACGACTCAAATGAGACGGTGCCCCGAATCTCGTCGTCGAAGCGAATCGATCGATCCGACGGCACTTTCAAGCGAATCACGTAGTCGGCGCCAGAATCCAGCAGCTCCTGCACGTCCTCGTCGGACAGCGAAATGGAGTTGCGCATCTTGTGCCGCGTGGACGCGTCGTATTTGGCGGCCGCGTGCTCCGTGCCGAACTCTTCCCGCATCGCCTCCAGCTCCTCCTCGGTATCGAAGGCGTAGTAGGCATCTCCCTGCTCGACCAGTTGATCCGCATATTCGCGGTACGTCCCGGCGCGTTCCGACTGACGGTACGGTTCGAACGGTCCGCCAGCATCCGGGCCCTCGTCCACATCGAGATTCGTCCACGCGAGGGCACGGCGGATGTCGTCTTCCGCACCTTCGACGTAGCGCGTCTGATCGGTATCCTCGATCCGGAGAACGAAGGTACCGTTATGCTTCCGGGCGAAGAGATAGTTGTAGAGCGCCGTGCGCAGTCCGCCGATGTGCAGCATCCCGGTTGGACTCGGCGCAAATCGGACTCGAACGGGCGTGTCGTCGTGATTCGATGCCATAAGCGTACAATATCTGTGTGGTCAATAGCGTTCATGCACCCCACCACGGTCCTCGACGTGCGGCGTACCGGCGTTTTTCTCGGACCCGGTTCAGCTTGGTGTCTACATCCATAACGTGGGTGGCACCCAAATCATAACCCGGGAGCGACCCACAGTTTCGTACAGATCTTGTACGAAGAGCGGATCTCGAATGAATCCCGCAGAGCCACATACGCATTGCTTGCAATCGTAACCCGGACCGCCCTAGCATAGAATTTGGACCGGACAGGACCGACCCCCGGCGTTCATTGATGGCTTACCTGACGTAACTCTATGGATTCTCTTCCCTTCCATCCGACACTCCCCCACTCACTGGGACGGTGGATGTCCGCCGTTGCCGTGATCATTCTGTCTGCACTCGGCACTGCGGGTCCTTCAGCAGCGCAAAACGCGGCGCCGGACTCCATCGTTGCGGTTATTGCGGGAGATACGCTGACCGATACGCAGTTCGCCGACTGGTATTCGCGTAGCGCTCGTGCCATGAACTCCGACGAGCCTGCAGTTGAACCTGGAAACGACGACATCACCGAATCACCGGATGGCCCGGAATCGCCAGAGGACTTTCTCGAACGATACATCGACTTTCGACTAAAGGTACGCGCCGCCCGGGACGCCGGTCTGGACACGCTTGCGTCACTGCAACAGGAGATCGCGTCGTATCGCCGACAGATCGCGCGCCCCACACTGATGGATGAGCAGATCATCGGGCCCATCGTCCGAGAAATGTATGAGCGGCGCCAGGAAGAGATTGATGTCAGCCACATCCTCATCGCCGTCGATGAGAACGCCGCTCCAGAGGATACGCTACGCGCCTACAAAAAGCTGGCGTCGATTGTAGATTCCCTGGAAGGGGGCGCCTCCTTCGCCTCGATGGCCCGTGCCCATTCCGATGATCCCTCCGCGTCGCGCCAGAACGGTCCAGGCGCAGGCGGACGCCTTGGCTACATGACCGCCGGTCGCCTCGTCAAACCCTTCGAGGATGAGATGTACGCCACAGCGGTGGGTGAACGCTCGAACGTCTTTCGCACGCAGTACGGCTATCACGTGCTGAACGTCCATGACCGCCGCGAGCGTCCCGCACCCATTCGCATCGCCCACATCCTGATTCGGTCACAGTCCCCAGAGGATTCTGCAGCGGCTCGCACAACCGCCGACTCGCTCCTGACGTTACTGCGTACGGGCGACGCGCGCTTCGACAGCCTTGCCGTCCAGTACTCTGACGATGAACGATCGGCACAGCGTGGGGGCGAACTGGGTGTACTTCAGCCCGGTCAGAATATCCCACCGAGCTTTCGCGACGCTGCCTTCGGGCTCGATGAAGTCGGCACCGTTTCCGACGTCGTGTCGACACGCTTTGGCTTTCACCTCATCAAACTCCTCGAACGGCGTGAGCGCCCCTCACTCGACGAGGCGTATGATCGATTAAAGCAGCAAGCGAGCCGGATGTCGCGCGTGCAAATGCGGGAAAAGGAGGTCGCAACCCGTGTGCTACAACGTCGTGGTGCATCCTTCGACACAGCAGCGGTAGCGGCGGCAGCCTACGGTTCCCCTCAGGCGGTCGACTCACTCGCACAGCCGCTGGTCGAGTTTCGGGAAAACGAAGAAACGGATACCAGCGCACAGATCGCTGTCATTGGCGACTCCACCTACACGCTCGACGATCTCTCCCGCTACGTTGCCTCGACGCCTCAGATCCGTCGGCAATCGATTCGGGAGGCTGCGCAAGGATTCATGACCGAACAGGCCCTCACGATCGCGGCGGCAGAACTTGAAGAGCGCGATCCGGACTTTCGCCGGCGGATGCAGGAATATCGCGACGGATTGCTCCTCTTCGAATACATGCAACGCTTCGTCTGGACTCCCGCCACGCAGGACACGTCTTCACTCCGTAAAATGTACCGGGAGCATACGGATCGATACCGGTTCCCAGATCGGGTGCGCGTTCTGCGCCTGCTCGCACCGGCTGACTCTCTGCTACCCGATCCCGGTGATTCCCCGTCGGACGCCTTTGCCGGCGAGATGATCGACCGGGCAGAAGCGTCCACCCTCGTCGAGGCGGATACCCTCTATCTGACGGATGATGCCCCCGAAAGCCAGCAGTCACTGCTCGCAGCTGAAGACGGCGCGATCGTCGGCCCGATAGAAAGTGGTGGTCAGCGAGCATTGCTGATGCGTCTGGGCGTCGACCCGGCCCGTCGGATGACCTTTCAGGAAGCGCGAAGCCGCGTCATTCGAGATTATCAGGACGCATACGAACAAGAGGTACTCTCTCGTTTACGCAAAGAGTACCGCGTCGAGACCTTTCCTTCGCACCTTCCTCAGATGGACGAGAGCCGGTAGTGCTTTCGCCGCTGCGACCTCGTTCCCCCGCCCCCGTTTTAATCGAAACGATCTATGGCCTCGTACTCGGCCTCTCGAATCCTCCACCTGAATCGCGTTCCCGCTCTCGTCTTCGGAGCGATTCTACTCGTCGCTCTCGTTCACCTCAGTTCGGGCTGTAGTGGCGATGCGGCACCGGAGGCGTACGTAGCTCGCATTGGTGATAGCTATCTGACCGAGTCGGAGGTGAGTTCGTCGCTGCGCGCGCTACCAGCTGGCGTCGATACCGTTGAGGCTCGTCAGCAAATTATCGAGCAGTGGATCACCCGAACGCTGCTTCTCCGTGAGGCCGAGCGTTTGAATCTCCGCGAGGAGCCCGACGTTCAGCGTCAGATCGAGCAACAGGAGCGGTCCATCCTCGTTACGGCGCTGACGGATCGGATGTACAACCAGGCGGATGTGGGTCCATCCGAAACGGAGATCCAGAATTACTTCCAGAGCAATCGCGACCAGCTTGCACTGCGCGAGCCATTCATTCGTGTTCGGCATCTTTCGATTGCCACACGTAACCGTGCGGAAGAAGCCCGGTCGGCCCTGCAGACGGCCGCTGCGGAAGGGGCGCCGCTAGACAGTACGTTTGAGACTCTCGTCAACGAGTACGCCGAACGCCCAAAACAGTCGCGCATGCTCTCGACGAGATTCGTCCCGGCGTCGCGACTCTTTGGCCATTACCCATACGTTCGGGATGAACTCTCGGAACTCGGCCCCGGCCAGATTTCTCCCGTTGTGGAGGATGATAGTCTGTACCACGTGATGCAACTTGTGGAGCGAATCCCAGAAGGTTCCGAACCGGAATTGAGATGGGTGAAAGACCAAATCCGGCGCCGGCTGACCATTCGCTCGCGGAAACAGATGTACGCTCGTGAGGTTCAACAACTTCGCAATCAGGCCGCGGCCCGGAACGAACTCGACATCCCCGACTACGGCAGCCCGCATGCAGAACCAACGGGCATGCCTGCTCAAGGGACGGATTCGACCGAGGCCGATACCAGCGACGCCGATCCGTCGTCCGCCCCTGACACGACGACCAACTGACCGCCGGCTGTCTTTACTCCGTCTGCAGAGCGCAGCCATACCGTTTTCTTCCGAATAAACCGCGCGTCCCTGTGACATCACGAACTGCGGGCCGTCGGTTTCTCTCCCTGTTGATTTCCATTTTCGACTGCATGCTTTCCTCTTCCCCGAGTTCATTCTCTTCCACCTTCTCCGGCGTCAGGCTGTTGGCGTTGCTCATGCTTGTCATGAGTGTTTTCAGCCATCCGGTCCAGGCTCAGGATTCGTCCCGGGCTGACGACAAGCAGATCGTCGACCGTATCGTCGCCATCGTCGGAGACGAGATTGTCCTCAAGAGTGACGTCGACCAGATGGTAGCCCAGATGCTGCAACAGCAGCGCGGCGCTCAGTACAGCACAGACCTCTGGATGCAGGCGCTGAATCGACGCGTTGATGAGCATGTTCTCATCGAACAGGCCCGTCGGGACACGAACATCACGGCGACGGACGAAATGGTGGAGCAGCAACTCAATTCGTGGATTGAGCAAAATGGTGGCGAGCAGGCCATCGAACAGGCGTTCGGAAAAGACATCCTCGAAGTGCGCGAGGAGATGACGCCCGATATTCGCGACCAGCTGCTCGCCCAGCAGCTTCAGCAGCAGAAGCTCAGCGATGTAGAGGTTACCCCGAGCGAGGTTCGACAGTGGTTCCAGGAGCAGCCGCAGGACTCCCTTCCCCGACAGCCTGAGTCGGTCCGCCTCTCGCATATCGTGCGGTACCCAGAAATCAGTGAGTCGGCGAAAAAAGAGGCTCGCAACATCCTGAAGACGATCCGGGACTCCATCGTTAACAAGGGTGCGAGCTTTGAAGAAATGGCCCGCCAGTTCTCCGATGACACCGGGTCGGCTCGGGACGGAGGCCAGATCGACGGGCTCCCCCTCGATGCCTTCGTTGCCGACTTCGCCGCTGTTGCTGCCCGCACCCCGATCGGTGAGGTCTCGCGGATCTTCTACAACCCTCAGCACAAAGGATATCACATCGTCCGCGTCAATGACCGTCGCGGAGACGTCGTCGATCTAAACCACATTCTGATTCGCGTTGACCAGTCGCAGGCAGAAAGCGGATCTGCGGTCGAATACCTCGAGGCGGTACGCGACACGCTGATTAACAACCCGGACGTTCCCTTCGAACTCATGGTCAAGCGCCACTCGCAGGAGGAACGGTCGCGAAGCAATGGCGGTCGCGTAACGGATCCACAGACTGGCATTCGCGATCTCGCCCTCCAACGTCTGGGCCCGAGCTGGCAGCGGACGATCAACTCGATCGATGTGGGTGACATCAGCGAACCGAGCGAGGTCAACCTGCTAAGCGGTGAGCGTGCCTACCACATCGTCTTGCTGCAGCGCCGTCTCCCGCCGCACCGGATCAACCTCGACCAGGACTACGAACTCGTACGTCAGGCCGCCCTTCGAGCAAAGCGACAGCGCGTGATGGACGACTGGCTGAGCGAACTGCGCAACGAAGTCTTCGTCGATATCCGCATTGACGAGAACGACCTGACCGCCACGCGCTAGCGGTCGTTTTGCCGGCGTTCTCGATTGAGGGCGCCGGCTTTTGTTTTGATACATTTCGTTTCTCCTGCCCTCCTCCCTCTCCGCCTGCCCTGTCTATGGCTGATCAGACCCCGGAAACGCTTCATGAACTCAGTGAGACGTACGACCAGCTGAGGCGCGAAATCGGTAAAGTCATTGTCGGCCAGGAGGAGATCGTGGAGATGGTCGTCGTGTGCCTGCTTGCCCGCGGACACACGCTTCTGATTGGTGTGCCGGGCCTCGCCAAAACGTTGCTCGTCCGCACGCTCGCGCGAGCGCTGGATCTTGACTTTAGCCGTATCCAGTTTACGCCGGACCTGATGCCGTCAGACATTACAGGCACGGAGATTATCCAGGAAACGGACGGGGGAGCACGCACCTTTGAGTTTGCACGCGGCCCCATTTTCGCCAACGTCGTCCTTGCAGACGAGATCAACCGTACGCCGCCCAAGACGCAGGCAGCGCTTCTCGAGGCGATGCAGGAGAATCACGTAACGGCCGCTGGCGAGACCTTCGAGCTCGAGCGCCCGTTCTTCGTGCTCGCCACGCAGAACCCGATCGAACAGGAAGGAACGTATCCGCTTCCGGAGGCCCAGCTTGACCGCTTCATGTTGAATCTGTGGCTCGACTATCCGTCCTTCGATCAGGAAGTTGAGGTCGTTCGATCCACGACGGCAGGGACCGAAGCATCCGTCCAGCCTGTCATGGACGCCGAACAGCTTCTGCGTTTCCAGCAGTTCGTTCGGGAGATCCCCGTCGCAGATAATGTCATCGAGTTCGCTGTGCGTCTCGTTTCGCAGACCCGGCCTCAGCGAGACGCGGCTCCGGACTTCGTGAATGAATACCTGAGCTACGGTGCCGGCCCGCGCGCCTCGCAGTATCTCGTTCTCGGCGCCAAGACGCTGGCAGCTCTGGATGGTCGAATGACACCGCTGGAAGCGGACGTCAAACGAATGGCCGTCCCCGTTCTTCGCCATCGCATTGTCACGAACTTCAACGCGGAAGCGGATGGCATCACGCCCGTCAAGGTGATCGACCGGCTCGTGGGATAGCTGCTTTCCGTCCCCCCTCCCAACTTCTTTTCCGCACCATGCTTCGCGTTGCACTCGTTGGTGGCGGCCACGCGATGCTTCCGACCATCCGGAACGCCGGCGCATGGATACGCGACGAAGTTGCTCACGTCACGCTGTTTGATGCGAGTCCGCAACTTTACTACTCCGGGATGATCCCGGAATATCTCGGCGGCGTTTATTCAGAACAGCAGGTCTCGATCGATCTCGGCTCCCTCTGTCGGCGTTCGTCGATCGAATTTCGCCCCCATGCTGTTACGCGAATCGATCCCACGACGCACACGATCACCGACGCAACGGGAG
This DNA window, taken from Longibacter salinarum, encodes the following:
- a CDS encoding peptidylprolyl isomerase; this encodes MDSLPFHPTLPHSLGRWMSAVAVIILSALGTAGPSAAQNAAPDSIVAVIAGDTLTDTQFADWYSRSARAMNSDEPAVEPGNDDITESPDGPESPEDFLERYIDFRLKVRAARDAGLDTLASLQQEIASYRRQIARPTLMDEQIIGPIVREMYERRQEEIDVSHILIAVDENAAPEDTLRAYKKLASIVDSLEGGASFASMARAHSDDPSASRQNGPGAGGRLGYMTAGRLVKPFEDEMYATAVGERSNVFRTQYGYHVLNVHDRRERPAPIRIAHILIRSQSPEDSAAARTTADSLLTLLRTGDARFDSLAVQYSDDERSAQRGGELGVLQPGQNIPPSFRDAAFGLDEVGTVSDVVSTRFGFHLIKLLERRERPSLDEAYDRLKQQASRMSRVQMREKEVATRVLQRRGASFDTAAVAAAAYGSPQAVDSLAQPLVEFRENEETDTSAQIAVIGDSTYTLDDLSRYVASTPQIRRQSIREAAQGFMTEQALTIAAAELEERDPDFRRRMQEYRDGLLLFEYMQRFVWTPATQDTSSLRKMYREHTDRYRFPDRVRVLRLLAPADSLLPDPGDSPSDAFAGEMIDRAEASTLVEADTLYLTDDAPESQQSLLAAEDGAIVGPIESGGQRALLMRLGVDPARRMTFQEARSRVIRDYQDAYEQEVLSRLRKEYRVETFPSHLPQMDESR
- a CDS encoding peptidylprolyl isomerase, translated to MLSSSPSSFSSTFSGVRLLALLMLVMSVFSHPVQAQDSSRADDKQIVDRIVAIVGDEIVLKSDVDQMVAQMLQQQRGAQYSTDLWMQALNRRVDEHVLIEQARRDTNITATDEMVEQQLNSWIEQNGGEQAIEQAFGKDILEVREEMTPDIRDQLLAQQLQQQKLSDVEVTPSEVRQWFQEQPQDSLPRQPESVRLSHIVRYPEISESAKKEARNILKTIRDSIVNKGASFEEMARQFSDDTGSARDGGQIDGLPLDAFVADFAAVAARTPIGEVSRIFYNPQHKGYHIVRVNDRRGDVVDLNHILIRVDQSQAESGSAVEYLEAVRDTLINNPDVPFELMVKRHSQEERSRSNGGRVTDPQTGIRDLALQRLGPSWQRTINSIDVGDISEPSEVNLLSGERAYHIVLLQRRLPPHRINLDQDYELVRQAALRAKRQRVMDDWLSELRNEVFVDIRIDENDLTATR
- a CDS encoding peptidyl-prolyl cis-trans isomerase, producing MASYSASRILHLNRVPALVFGAILLVALVHLSSGCSGDAAPEAYVARIGDSYLTESEVSSSLRALPAGVDTVEARQQIIEQWITRTLLLREAERLNLREEPDVQRQIEQQERSILVTALTDRMYNQADVGPSETEIQNYFQSNRDQLALREPFIRVRHLSIATRNRAEEARSALQTAAAEGAPLDSTFETLVNEYAERPKQSRMLSTRFVPASRLFGHYPYVRDELSELGPGQISPVVEDDSLYHVMQLVERIPEGSEPELRWVKDQIRRRLTIRSRKQMYAREVQQLRNQAAARNELDIPDYGSPHAEPTGMPAQGTDSTEADTSDADPSSAPDTTTN
- the gltX gene encoding glutamate--tRNA ligase, with the protein product MASNHDDTPVRVRFAPSPTGMLHIGGLRTALYNYLFARKHNGTFVLRIEDTDQTRYVEGAEDDIRRALAWTNLDVDEGPDAGGPFEPYRQSERAGTYREYADQLVEQGDAYYAFDTEEELEAMREEFGTEHAAAKYDASTRHKMRNSISLSDEDVQELLDSGADYVIRLKVPSDRSIRFDDEIRGTVSFESSGLDDQVLIKSDGLPTYHLANVVDDHLMEISHVIRGEEWLSSTPKHILMYEMFGWEPPKMAHLPLIMSPEGGKLSKRDADDLGIPVFVNQYEEEGYEPDALVNFLAFLGWNPGTEQEVFSLEELCEAFSLKRVGSSGTQFDLDKLNWYNEQYIRQRSIDELAVEAKPLLNAAGIEASDERIKEVVELMQDRITKVRDLATEARYFFEDPTSYDEKGVEKRWKEDSADLLEQYADAIEEMDEFTTDNLNSTLRSIADENDAGAGRIIHPSRLAVSGRTYGPGVFSLLHAVGQDACVRRMRKAIETLG
- a CDS encoding glutamine--tRNA ligase/YqeY domain fusion protein, producing MFSHPFPPTVPPAVTDSNAPSSEHSNFIRDIIDEDLKTGRHGDRVATRFPPEPNGYLHIGHAKSIVLNFGIKQDYADRADTQCHLRFDDTNPETESMEYVESIKDAVRWLGYDWDDHLYHASDYFEQFYDFAVVLIEKGLAYVDSLDETEIRKYRGTVNKPGRPSPYRDRSVEENLDLFRRMRDGEFENGEHVLRAKIDMASPHMIMRDPLLFRIKHAHHYRRGDEWCIYPMYDFAHPLEDAIENITHSLCTLEFDNNRRVYDWVLENCLEPDKVDDRPHQHEFARLNITYTVMSKRKLLQLVEEGRVNGWDDPRLPTIFGMRRRGITPDAIVSFCEDVGVTRSESRVEIAQFEHAIRDDLNEKAPRVMAVLDPLKVVITNVDDTLEPLEANHWPRDIDRDEMRSVPFSNEIYIERDDFREDPPSDFIRLAPGREVRLRSGYFFTCEDVIHNENGDITEIRGTIDPETRDGTAPDGRSPRGTIHWVSARHAVPFEARLYDRLFDVPAPDDGEEDFHAHLNDDSLIVKKGFVEPSVRDFDADQRFQFERNGYFWQDPEDSSDEALVFNQIVPLRDTWTEDEDTVDLEKKRREKEEQKRRNRERSIANKKDPAETLDDDARALFLTYRDEYGVSPEDAAIIAGRDDLAALFTDVVNRGSKPQLAANWIVNELLGLTKGAVVTDLPFDASDFASLLDLIANDQVSSSGGRTVLEILVDRGGAPEAIVDREGLRQIDDTEKLRLVVQSVVDDHPDEADRYRNGKKGLVGFFMGQVMQRTKGSANPEKARELVQEELGD
- a CDS encoding AAA family ATPase; protein product: MADQTPETLHELSETYDQLRREIGKVIVGQEEIVEMVVVCLLARGHTLLIGVPGLAKTLLVRTLARALDLDFSRIQFTPDLMPSDITGTEIIQETDGGARTFEFARGPIFANVVLADEINRTPPKTQAALLEAMQENHVTAAGETFELERPFFVLATQNPIEQEGTYPLPEAQLDRFMLNLWLDYPSFDQEVEVVRSTTAGTEASVQPVMDAEQLLRFQQFVREIPVADNVIEFAVRLVSQTRPQRDAAPDFVNEYLSYGAGPRASQYLVLGAKTLAALDGRMTPLEADVKRMAVPVLRHRIVTNFNAEADGITPVKVIDRLVG